A region from the Brettanomyces bruxellensis chromosome 4, complete sequence genome encodes:
- a CDS encoding uncharacterized protein (MEROPS:MER0000364~BUSCO:EOG09260J8F), whose product MKNYTVPKRDFQKREYFMVEADSSIEEVRKQHPSWRYEYLDRALGKYHVFSLPKKHRDVFLLKRMSGKGLLEKRDGESTLKSVYMLPEKKLERRAPVPEEYWGEGDSKSEDCEDSEMRGEVNEGEDSGRGISGMKRENSEMKEEDNESEDNERENNESENSESENSERENSERENSESENSMNEEGENEEGKNEGEEYQEYEDRNKNKNKDIQDIQDLSSRLAKKESKKVTDSSQLVVEKAREEFGIDDPQFSQQWHIVNAEFPGEDVDVVPVWRQNITGKGVVTAIIDDGLDFDNPDLAGAFCAEGSWDYNDNTALPRPRLQDDYHGTRCAGEIAAALGNGFCGVGVAHGSRVSGVRILSGSLTAEDEAAAMVHALGVNDIYSCSWGPPDNGRAMDVPDKIVREAILKGVQEGRSGKGALYVFASGNGALHQDSCNFDGYTNSIYSITVTALDHRGLHPQYAESCAAVMVAAYSSGSGAHISTTDFKEGCSARHGGTSAAAPLAAGLYALVLEANPALTWRDVQQLTVMAAVQVHPEDPGWQDSAIPGRRYSYKFGWGKLDAAKIVAAARDNYRLLRPQAWYYTPYLHLGEGQKNDDKNNISSHVQPEGSNLPWPDHSVIFSSSFDVSQKGIANANLHHIEQITVTVNVSTSKRGAVYIRLVSPHGIVSRLAQQRPHDTDSSGFNNWTFSSVAHWGEDPVGNWEIQVINTEPDSQRVEFHGWQLRFFGECVDPKRARRFDMDKDYSEEGEKELTSILSVSSLSTSTSALPLSSSSSSSTLPLSSSSSSSTLPLSSSPSSSSSSSSSPHSSHTLPSDHADWYFLALLLLGFGICMWMLKCRKKPGRARQRDEYEFEIINPDEEDSDFDHNSRFQPSIDSSEDVAGSPAAKNADADDENAETAHDELFNNSYAQDDQSAFNTEEEERERLFNTSNADDPFRVSDDDST is encoded by the coding sequence ATGAAGAATTACACGGTGCCAAAGAGAGATTTCCAAAAGAGGGAATATTTCATGGTGGAAGCAGACAGCAGCATAGAAGAAGTGCGAAAGCAGCATCCAAGTTGGCGATACGAGTATTTAGATCGAGCTTTGGGCAAGTATCATGTTTTTTCGCTTCCCAAGAAGCACAGGGATGTGTTTCTTTTAAAGAGGATGTCTGGAAAGGGATTGTTAGAGAAGAGGGATGGGGAAAGTACGTTAAAATCAGTTTACATGTTACCTGAGAAGAAGTTAGAGAGGCGGGCTCCTGTTCCTGAGGAGTATTGGGGAGAGGGGGATAGTAAAAGTGAAGATTGTGAGGATAGTGAGATGAGGGGAGAAGTTaatgaaggtgaagataGTGGAAGAGGAATTAGTGGaatgaaaagagagaatAGTGAAATGAAGGAAGAGGATaatgaaagtgaagataatgaaagggaaaataatgaaagtgaaaatagtgaaagtgaaaatagtgaaagggaaaatagtgaaagggaaaatagtgaaagtgaaaatagtATGAAtgaggaaggagaaaatgaagaaggaaaaaatgaaggtgaggaatatcaagaatatgaagatagaaataaaaataaaaataaagatattcAGGATATTCAAGATCTCAGCTCCAGGTTGgcaaaaaaggaaagcaaaaaagtgACCGACTCGTCCCAGCTCGTGGTGGAAAAAGCGCGCGAGGAGTTTGGCATCGACGACCCGCAGTTTTCCCAGCAGTGGCACATCGTCAACGCGGAGTTCCCCGGTGAGGATGTCGACGTGGTCCCCGTGTGGCGGCAGAATATCACGGGCAAGGGCGTGGTGACGGCGATCATCGACGACGGGCTCGACTTCGATAACCCGGACCTCGCGGGGGCTTTCTGCGCGGAGGGCTCCTGGGACTACAACGACAACACTGCACTGCCGCGCCCGCGGCTCCAGGACGACTACCACGGGACGCGGTGCGCAGGGGAGATTGCGGCTGCGCTCGGCAACGGCTTCTGCGGTGTCGGCGTTGCGCACGGCTCGCGCGTATCGGGGGTGCGCATCCTCTCCGGCAGCCTCACTGCGGAGGACGAAGCCGCCGCAATGGTGCATGCGCTGGGCGTCAACGACATCTACTCTTGTTCCTGGGGGCCACCAGACAATGGGCGCGCAATGGATGTGCCGGATAAAATTGTGCGCGAGGCAATTTTGAAAGGCGTCCAGGAGGGGCGCAGCGGCAAGGGCGCATTGTACGTTTTCGCGAGCGGCAACGGCGCGTTGCATCAGGATAGCTGCAATTTTGATGGGTACACGAACAGCATTTATTCGATAACGGTGACTGCGCTGGACCACCGCGGGCTCCACCCGCAGTATGCGGAGTCGTGCGCCGCCGTGATGGTTGCCGCTTACTCGTCTGGGTCGGGCGCGCACATCAGCACGACGGATTTCAAGGAGGGGTGCTCTGCGCGGCATGGCGGGACGTCTGCGGCTGCGCCGCTCGCCGCAGGGCTCTATGCGCTCGTCCTCGAGGCGAACCCTGCGCTCACGTGGCGCGACGTGCAGCAGTTGACCGTCATGGCCGCCGTGCAGGTGCATCCGGAGGATCCCGGGTGGCAGGACTCGGCGATTCCCGGCCGGAGGTACTCGTACAAATTCGGGTGGGGCAAGTTGGACGCTGCGAAAATTGTCGCCGCTGCCCGCGACAACTACCGCCTCCTTCGCCCTCAGGCCTGGTACTACACGCCGTACCTGCACCTGGGCGAGgggcaaaaaaatgatgacaAAAACAATATCTCCTCGCACGTCCAGCCCGAGGGCTCGAACCTGCCCTGGCCAGACCACTCAGTAATTTTTTCGTCCTCTTTTGACGTGTCCCAAAAGGGCATCGCGAATGCCAACCTTCACCACATCGAGCAAATTACAGTCACCGTCAACGTTTCCACCTCAAAAAGAGGTGCCGTTTACATCCGCTTGGTTTCCCCACACGGAATCGTGTCCCGGTTGGCCCAGCAGAGACCTCACGATACCGATTCGTCGGGTTTTAACAACTGGACTTTTTCGTCTGTGGCCCATTGGGGTGAGGACCCAGTTGGAAATTGGGAAATCCAGGTCATCAACACTGAACCTGATAGTCAGCGGGTCGAATTCCACGGCTGGCAGCTTCGATTTTTCGGTGAGTGCGTAGATCCGAAAAGGGCAAGGCGGTTTGACATGGATAAGGATTATAGTGAGGAGGGGGAGAAGGAACTGACTTCGATTTTGTCTGTATCATCTttatcaacatcaacatcagCATTGcctttatcttcatcttcatcttcatcaacattgcctttatcttcatcttcatcttcatcaacattgcctttatcttcttctccatcctcttcttcctcatcctcttcttctcctcattCTTCACACACTCTCCCATCAGACCACGCTGACTGGTACTTCCTTGCACTCCTCCTCCTTGGCTTCGGAATCTGCATGTGGATGCTCAAATGCCGCAAAAAACCCGGAAGAGCTCGCCAAAGAGACGAATACGAGtttgaaatcatcaatCCTGACGAAGAAGACTCCGATTTCGACCACAACTCTCGTTTTCAGCCCAGTATCGACTCCTCTGAAGACGTTGCCGGATCTCCAGCCGCCAAAAATGCTGATGccgatgatgaaaatgctgAAACTGCACACGATGAGCTTTTTAACAA